The sequence aacccaaagttgattgatCTGCCAATAACATCCATGCTTGTGAAAGTGTATGAAGGATCCAAACTGGCCTCCAACATAATCAACTTAATTTCTTGTCTTGAGGCTTGGTATACACTGGATTGGATTCCTCGTTCAGGTCTGAAAAGGCATGTCTGTGTGAGTATGGTTCTCTTCTCTCTTCACTTCAGCAtctaaaaataagaagaaaaaacttAGATGATTTCTTGAGTAGTAAAGGGGTAGGAAAAATTTTGATGGCCCATTTATTTTACTACACATGGAATGATCAGACAAAACTGAAAGCAAGGGGTAGGGAAACTGAAAGCAAGGGGTAGGGAAATTTCTTTATCCCATTATTCGCCAATACTTTGCAAGagcatgaaaagaaaaaaaaacagagataaaACGGTTCAGAGAAGTgggaaaagagaaaagaaaggaaCCAAAGTAAGAATGTATGTGTGATCATAAATGGGTAAGAGTCCATGTGTCATTTGATTGATACCCCGAGATGAGAGTTCATATAAGGCTTTTAAATGAGGTCAGTGATGATGCGTTTGGATAACTCTTGCGAGCTGTGGGCTGAAATGGCTTGGTTGCTAAGCTTAGTTAGGTATATTACATGAAGTACTTTCTAAGGTTGGTACAATTTGATGTCGCTTGCAATAGGTATGGAGAAAGTGATTGTTCTAAAGGATATATGTGTTCCTTCGTATTAATACCTCTTCCACAATTTTGTTCTCTGTTTTGCTAAGGCAAGCAAAAGATAAGTCTGGTGGAGTTTATGTATCATGGTTTTATGTAGCATTTTGGAAACTTTGAagctttttggagttttgagagAAGTGATGCTGAAAACATCAAGTTGGAGTCGAGAATTTGGTtcggtgtcgatcgacacccatgCTGTATGACCAACCGACGCGAGTTTTATGATATTTCCAGAAATTGCACTTTGGGCTAAAAGTTTTCAGTATTTGAAAGTGCCTTACTGAGTTTTTAccctatattatattttcttaatccaTTGTCTAGGTTACGCTTTACTTATGATTAATTTACTTTAGAGAGCTTTGGATAGAAATATCAAAACTCATTCAGAGATTGATTTggaataaaaatatgtttatatctTTATCTTAATGCAATTTATTTAGACTTTGATTATGCTTTCCTTGAACATACCTGAGTAATCACCTTCTTAGATATGATTTTCTAGGGTTTATGATGAATTGCTAAGTTGATACAATTGCTAAGGTTATCTATAAATATCTTCATCATTGATAGATCTTAATGTTAAGGTTATTGATTGCATGAAATAATCTTGATGAGATAAATAATTATTCACAAAAGGATTTGGTTTAGGAATTTATTGAACATATCAAATCTAGTTCGAATCCCAGCCACtggggaattaacatttcggcatcgccagggacagaggaccgacacgtggcaacacgtgactagtctggatcacttctgtggggccaggatacctctgtataattcaaaaaaaaaaaaaacttatcaaaTCTGAACTTAATGTTTGTCTTAGTTTTATGTATTCACAAAGAGATCTGAAATTCTAGGATATAGATGTAGATAGTTTCTGTAGCGAAAACTAATTAACTTTATCATTGTGATTTGAGTTCTAGAATCATTCTTAGCATTCTATTATCTGCAATTCTGACTGGTCTATTTGAATTCTCTGGATGTTGCATTTTTCTCATTTGTCTTACAACTAATCTATTTACTGTTTCCTTTactgtttttattattattgttctAGCTTACTCTGAAACTCAAATCTATTATGTGAACCATTAAATCTATCCCTAAGTGCTACTTCACGCTCTGAAATTGCAGAATAGCTCAAGGGTAATTTGAGCATAATACCCAATTTCCTGTATTAACTGAAAACCCTCAACTTACTCCAGATCCATTTGTTGAATTTCGTTCTCATACTAGCAATACTCTCATAACATTTTCTTTATTCttacaaataaaatatctaGACAAGCGCTATTAATTTGAAAGATTGCTGGGTGGGTACTCGGTAGCCATCGGTGCAATAACTAATTGAAGTTTGTGGTGGAAAATTGTATAACTagttgttaagaaaatatatgaaGTATCAAAATTCAACAAATTTTTGGTTAGCATTGAAGTGgacaatttagaaaaaaatatcgggaataaaaatgaaatgattcTCTGGATGCCATTGATTTGAAATAAATTTCTGGGAGGTGAAGTAGTTTATGGTAGTGTCTACTCTAGACAAACGCCATGTATTTGAGACAAATTGCTGAGACTGACCCATGCACTAAATAAATACCACGCGTGAGCATTAAATAAATGAAGTTTGTGGTGACAAATTGTTGTACAACTAATATATATAACGAATCTGGTTTCATCACCATTTCACCAATACAAGCTTAGTGTTTTCTCTACATTTTGTGATCAAACAAGTAATATCAATCAAAAGATGGAAGGCAAATTTGTGATTTTAAGTGTACTCATAATGAGTCTTGTCATGGCGCAAATTCAAGTAGAAGCAGAAAAGATCTGTTGCCGTAACACTAGAGCTAGAAATATATTCGATTCATACAGGGCTCAAGGTATCCCCTTGGACTTTTGTTTTAAGAGTCACTGATTGCGTAAGCTTCCCTCATAATTTTTGCCCACCACAATTTCCAGCAAATCGTCTTGAACACTCTGGTAAACTGAAATTTCTGTAATTTTTTCTGATGATATATATGggcattttatttttttgtgatgCAAATTGCATgtgtgttttgatttttttggctCAAGCTGATGTTGTCAATGAATACTGCAAAGTGGGATGTACATCCTCCTTGTGTGGTCCTTTGACCACTGTCCAGAACTCGGGTAAATAAAACTCCACAAGTTCATTAACATTATTCTTATCACAATTCTATTGCTTAGAATAATAAAGACAAGAGAATAACTCATTGTAATATTATTTCGGTAACTAGGTGCAAGTGAAATTGGAGATGGAGCGGTTGAACAATGTGCCAACGCATGTTCAATTTTATGCACTACTGGCTCTACTAAGCTTGCAGTTGAAACCGCCTAAAGAGCATATCCTCGAAGATATACAAAATCTAAGTTTCAGAGTTGTTGTTCTTGTGTTTACAGAGCTGTGTGCTAGTATTTCAATAAAAGCTCTTTCTGGGTTGTATGTGTATCGTAGAGGGTTGTCGATCCTGCCTTCTACTTCCTATTGAATAATTGTCATGGTTTGAAATTTGGTTAATTTGATCATAAAGATTTTTATAAGaggaaaaagaaattaaaattaaagatttgatattattttttctaaaatgaaGCCGGTTAACCCGTGATCTTTTAAGTAACCTAGTCCGGACTTAATACTTAAACTCAACCAAACTCAAAAAAACATGCTACTAACCAGTATTTGACGACTACTCATTAGCGGTTTGGGGATCCCTTGCGAGGAAACTGTTGGAACTCTGTTTTAATTAAGACTAGGATAAgactgaaaattatttaagaaatatcttatggaaaaataaaatttatattcttgatcgaattaatattttggccaaatttttttaaattttttttgttaattacataatttgtttactaatgagTTGatctcattttaaaaaatattctagGTCAAAAAATCACTTACCGCATAAGAACCTAACGTTTAGACAGAAGAATCTCAgacctactatttggttacaatgaaactatgccAGTTCGGTTTTGTATCatgatttagaaatttaaaagttaattatggttatgagaagtttacgttcacgtaCCAATCCTattatcttcaatatttttcctatttttgtgtcatttttttttattttggttattcctcgatataaatattaatttttaagtttattctcatttcgttattttgttttgacctgaaatttaaaaaatgtttaaaattaaaaattattaaagagatacatgcTCCACCTCGGGTGACTAGTTGTTGCATAAAATAGTTGACGCCCTTGAGACACTTTGCCCAATGAGACCAACACATTTATGTAGACTATAGACTTTAAATAGAGTTTTTCGTTCTCTACCATTTTATTTGTTGCGAAATCAAATGAAAGTCGGTTcagttacaaaattttatacaGTAAAATAACATAAATCTCTTCATAGATTGAATTTAAAATGTCCATCATCTAACTTCTTTTCAGGTTTCATCGTCCATGGGAGATGAAAGAATTTGTGAACGGTAACGTACTCATTGAATTCATGTCGAGTAGCATTCCCATTGATATTTCAGGCTGTCCTCTCAATCTCTCAGCCCTTACCACATCAAGAAGATTATCTGGAAGCTGCAAAACGCCATTCAAGATCCGCATAACCGCACTCATATCCGGTCTAACCGATTCAGCCTGATACGAACACAACACACCTAGCTTCAAAACAAGCTCAATCTCACCCCTGTTTGTTTCCTGACAGATACTTTCCTCAGCTGCATCAAAAAGTTTCCCTTCCTCCCAAAGCTCTAAGATCCAATCCACAAGAACTTCCTCGTTCTTCGCTTCACGTCTCTCAATCAGCCTTCTACCGCAAACTACTTCAAGCATAACCAACCCAAAGGCATAAACATCAGTGCTGGTAGTTGCTCTTCCTGTTCTTAGAAACTCAGGTGCAATATACCCGAACGTTCCCGCCACTTTAGACGTCTGAGGATCAATTCCCTGATCATACAGCTTCGCCAATCCGAAATCCCCAAGCCTTGCATTCATTTCTTGGTCTATCAAAACATTAGCCGGCTTAATATCTCTATGAATGATGACTTGTACCCATTCTTGATGCAGATACAGTAGAGCAGAAGCAACATCTTTGATGATCTTGAAACGTTGATCCCAAGATAGACGTTCTTGATTCTCATTCTTGTCGCTACGGTATATATACTTGTCTAGGCTTCCATTGGGCATGTAGTCATAAACCAGGAAGAGATCCTCCTTATGTCTACAATATCCCAAAAGCCTGACTAAATTCGGATGTCTGAGACGGCCAATGGTCGAGATCTCGGCTATAAACTCGCTCTTTCCTTGGCTTGAACCATGAGAAGTCCGTTTCACAGCAATCTCTGCATCAGAACCCGGAAGTGTTCCTTTATAAACTTGACCAAAACCTCCACTTCCAAGAATTTGTTTCTCCTTAAAACCCTTTGTGGCATTGAAAAGCTCCTTATATGCAAACCTGTGAGGTCCATACTGAACCTCCCATTCCTCAAGAACCTCTCTGACCTTCTTATGCCTCATATAGAAGAAGAACCCAATCAAAGAGGTTACAAACGCAACGGTCATCGCCAATATTAAGCAGGCCGCCAGGACAATCCTAGTTTTATCAGTCACTTTCTTGGGATATAGAGGAAGGGTGGGGACTACACTAATATCAAACGATGGATAGTCGACTTCAGGACCAGAGACCGAATTCAACATATAGTGGATTGCTCCAACCGAACCGGTTGATGCCGTGAAGCCAAGATACATCTCCTCCAAAATGTAGGGTGAGAGATCTCGTTTTAAAGACAAAAGAGGTTTCAGGGGCGTCTCAGAGAACTCGGCAGGGCTTAAGGTTACATTGAGCTGTTCATCAGGTTGGCTATAAACGATTGAAAGCCGCATAACCTTTCCGCTGACTAAAGAAAGATTGTGAAACTTTCCATCATTATCATCATAGTAACCGGCAGGAGCAGAGATAACAGACCTCAAGCCATTGATGTTGATCCCAACATGGTTGTCATCAAGATCTCCAAACTCTTCATCTTTATGTATATCTAGCTCGATAGCTATTATGTTATTCGAGGTCTTACCATCGGTTGTCTTGTTGAATAATCCGAGGTACTGGTCGGAGGAAACTCCGGGAAGGTGTCTTGTAGGAGAGAGAACGCAAGTCATACCGTGTGTGCCGGAGTGGTTATGCTCAGGCACGATTCCGAAGTGGAAGTGGAAGTTGAAAGACGAGTTCTTGAACAAAACGGGGTTGCTGTTGAAAACGTGACCGTATGAATGCTTTGAGGTGTTCGTCAACTTTGTGAAACCGCTGGAGTCGAAAGTTGCAGATCCCTCCATGATCAGTTTGCCATTGGAGTGGTAAGTAGATGAAGACAGAGTAAAGAACAGAATGAGAACTATTTTCCAGAGTTTGAATTCACGAGACATCCTCTGGTTTTGccttttgttctttttcttgtttttgctAATGGGAAGCGTTTGATCTTAGTGTGATAGTTATATATCATAATATCATAGTAGTTAAGTAAGAACATTAAAGTGATGGGAACGAATGTTCTTGTGTTATTCCTTGCTATTCATAAGAAAAACATTTGTATACACACACATGGGCTAAATCAAGTCGTAAAGCAATCAAAAGTTATCTTCTAATCCTTAGATTTGATTAAAAGCAATTATAGTGGGATTGGTAGAGCGCGTCTTGGTAAGAAGAATAATCATGGGTCAAAAAACTGCATCTTAAGCCTTCAAAGGATTAGAAAAATAACAACACTGGAAAGCAAAAAAAGTtaacaattaaaacaaagctCTCTTTTCACAAACAAAGTTTCGTAGAACATTACACgacaattttataaaaaataaacaatcataACAATGCTTTTTTCCTTTTCACGACTAAAGTTTTGActataaaatatacaagtttTTGGGCATGTTTTAATGTAGATCATGACAAAATTTTCTAGTAGTTTCAGGGCTGACTCTAGGGATTTATGGGAAGATCATATGCCCAGGATCTACGCTAGACTTTGAATGAGTCCAACCATACAAAAAATGTACtagaaaatatatcaaaactttTATTTACTTATGATTCTATGAAATTTGGACCGATCCGACTGGTATGAAAAAAGAAGTGAAGACCTGTTATCCTGGATtttagacccaaaaaaaaaaagtcatggaATAAtcgtttatatttatataaaggaCTATATACTATGGCTTCAAATGGAGATGaagatcaaaaaaatatatcaaacatCTTAAATACATATCAAATAGATTATGCAAAAGAAATGCAGATCAATAATtatacaaaacaaatatatataatctaaaaaCATAGGAATTTCCAATGAATTTCTAACCGGCGAAATAAACATTTGTCAAAAATTACCTCTTGGCTCGACAGAATATTGACCAAATATCGacgaaataatttttttaaggatatagattataatttatgttactttacatttaaaatttttaaatttttaaattatattttagtttcttaaatttttaaagtttttgttccaaaaaaaaaaattggagttCAATCTGCATTATAAATGGCTtgcatttattttgtttttttgtcaatGTCACATTCAATGCCATACATTGTTTCATAGAATTACACATCAAAAATCTACAATCTGTGGCCTATTAAAAATAGATTTCATCTTGTCCAATCAATTTAACTATTGAGatttataatagaaatactatactattattattattattattcatggatcatttttcctttttttttcaaaacaacatAAAATTATCATAATGGACTTACCACTATGAGTTTCCCAGCATTTGGAAGTCTTTTTCTACTCTGATTGCAGCAGCAGCTCCAAATAGCATACCAatttaacaacaacaaaaaaactagTTGTTAAATCCTGCAAAAAATTATCTGGGTACTTCTTCTCCGATTTGGTTTCGCAATAACCACCATGGCGTTTGGTTAGGTTTTTGTTATGTTTGTGGTTTTGGGAGGGCTCTAAGTTTTGTGTCGTTAGTCTGTTAGTTTTCTTTGCCATGACAGGTCTCTCCACCTCTCCGCCTGCTGATGGGAGCTTCAGTCCCTCCGATCCTCAAGTTTCAGACTGAAGTTGACCGACGATTTCCTGCCTTTGTCGTTGTTTTGAAGCCGGATCTTTAGTGTTATGCTCGGGTGAAGGGACCGGAGCTGAGCTGTTGAAACATCCCTTCCATCTGCCAATACTTCACCGGTGCCTTATCCGCTGACTTCTCCTAAGCGGTTTGGATTCACATGGAGCCGTCTTCGTCGCCTTCTGGAGTACTTGATATGGTGTGGACTTCACCGGAAGTGATGAACGGACCAGGAATTTGTCAATTCTGCTTTGCATGTCCGTCGCTTTCAGGACAGGTGCCTCATATTGTTCTCTGATTGTCTttgatcttttactttttttgttgaAGGTTCCGACATAAAGCTTATGTTTAGGTTTTCTGAAACTTAATGGTTGTCTCGAAACCTCACATTAGCTAAGGTTTAATCACAATCATAAAGCTTTAGTCACATCTTTATCATTGTGATTAAACCTTTTTTAGAGTCTTTTTAACCTTTTTGAGGTTTTTTAAGGCACCTTTTCTTTCATTAGCTTCTTAGGTACGCTATATTTGGGGTTCGAATGGTAAAAGCAGTTCAAGCGGTGCAGATCAAGCATATCATGCAGATCAAACAGATCAAGAgcagatcaagcagatcatGTGGGAGAAATGCAGACCAAGTAGATCAACGGTTGGACTGGTCCAAccagattttaaatttaaattttatattaaattaagtaattatatatataagtattacCTACAAAATTATTCTGATGCAATTTTATCATTGTTAGAATCTAAAatgatatcaaaataaaataaaataatataaaatatgacaaaatcaatttatttaaatgtttattagaaaacatatgaaatttttatgatttttattaaattacaaTTTTTAACTTAATTAAAAACCAGCTTTTAATATCGAACCAGGTCATGATTTTAGCATGTTTGACCGGTTTTTGATTCGATTTACCGTTATAACTCAAATCCGGTTTTTAACACAACCAGAAACAAGTCAAAAAATGAGTCACATTCTAACCAGTTTGATCTACCGTTCCACCGCTCCGGTCCGATTTTCAAAACATTAATTACAGTTTATAATGATAaaagcaatttaaaaaaatattatatatttaaataataaaaataaaaataatatacataatatacaaatacaatacataaataacaataaatatttcaCTAGAGTTATgttactaattttttaaaattaaaaaatgaaaatactagtaattaaccaaatatttatattttccatTAACAAGAAATCTCATTGTCTATTTATCTCTCTTTTTATATGATATgtgaatttttaattatgtaaatgtataatattgtagtTTAAATATGgttagtattaaatataaaagattatagaagattattaaatatattaatcattggtaataaaatcatttattggtcaaaaaagaaaaaaatgtccCATCACCAAATAGTAGTGGACAGAACTTCATGTGGGGGATTTGCTTTTTTcagaaaaagacaaaacattCTGAACTGCCTACAGTTCTCCTgccaaataaattttaaaaaccgaAAATGGTGAATGAGTGAGTGTCCGAATGGAGGAACGGGACAAGTGCAGTTCTCTCGCACTACATTTACCATTCATCATTTTCTGTTTGCAAAAGCAGTTCAAGCAGAAGATTTGCATGgagttcaatattttttatctttttgtggAAAAAGCAGGAGATGCAGATCTCACCCGTCAACATTTGGTGgtgttgatcttttttttttgtttggtaaatAAATAACTTTGTCACAAcactaactttaaaaatataactatctagttttatgaatataatattttaattttattttatttacaactttaacaatacaaaattatcattctctatttatcatattttgtcatataatttttaattttcttaaataaaagaaggataaatatcttataaaacattta comes from Brassica rapa cultivar Chiifu-401-42 chromosome A02, CAAS_Brap_v3.01, whole genome shotgun sequence and encodes:
- the LOC103852419 gene encoding L-type lectin-domain containing receptor kinase V.7 isoform X1 — protein: MSREFKLWKIVLILFFTLSSSTYHSNGKLIMEGSATFDSSGFTKLTNTSKHSYGHVFNSNPVLFKNSSFNFHFHFGIVPEHNHSGTHGMTCVLSPTRHLPGVSSDQYLGLFNKTTDGKTSNNIIAIELDIHKDEEFGDLDDNHVGININGLRSVISAPAGYYDDNDGKFHNLSLVSGKVMRLSIVYSQPDEQLNVTLSPAEFSETPLKPLLSLKRDLSPYILEEMYLGFTASTGSVGAIHYMLNSVSGPEVDYPSFDISVVPTLPLYPKKVTDKTRIVLAACLILAMTVAFVTSLIGFFFYMRHKKVREVLEEWEVQYGPHRFAYKELFNATKGFKEKQILGSGGFGQVYKGTLPGSDAEIAVKRTSHGSSQGKSEFIAEISTIGRLRHPNLVRLLGYCRHKEDLFLVYDYMPNGSLDKYIYRSDKNENQERLSWDQRFKIIKDVASALLYLHQEWVQVIIHRDIKPANVLIDQEMNARLGDFGLAKLYDQGIDPQTSKVAGTFGYIAPEFLRTGRATTSTDVYAFGLVMLEVVCGRRLIERREAKNEEVLVDWILELWEEGKLFDAAEESICQETNRGEIELVLKLGVLCSYQAESVRPDMSAVMRILNGVLQLPDNLLDVVRAERLRGQPEISMGMLLDMNSMSTLPFTNSFISHGR
- the LOC103852418 gene encoding thionin; its protein translation is MEGKFVILSVLIMSLVMAQIQVEAEKICCRNTRARNIFDSYRAQADVVNEYCKVGCTSSLCGPLTTVQNSGASEIGDGAVEQCANACSILCTTGSTKLAVETA
- the LOC103852419 gene encoding putative L-type lectin-domain containing receptor kinase V.6 isoform X2 is translated as MSREFKLWKIVLILFFTLSSSTYHSNGKLIMEGSATFDSSGFTKLTNTSKHSYGHVFNSNPVLFKNSSFNFHFHFGIVPEHNHSGTHGMTCVLSPTRHLPGVSSDQYLGLFNKTTDGKTSNNIIAIELDIHKDEEFGDLDDNHVGININGLRSVISAPAGYYDDNDGKFHNLSLVSGKVMRLSIVYSQPDEQLNVTLSPAEFSETPLKPLLSLKRDLSPYILEEMYLGFTASTGSVGAIHYMLNSVSGPEVDYPSFDISVVPTLPLYPKKVTDKTRIVLAACLILAMTVAFVTSLIGFFFYMRHKKVREVLEEWEVQYGPHRFAYKELFNATKGFKEKQILGSGGFGQVYKGTLPGSDAEIAVKRTSHGSSQGKSEFIAEISTIGRLRHPNLVRLLGYSTRMRIKNVYLGINVSRSSKMLLLLYCICIKNGYKSSFIEILSRLMF